The following proteins come from a genomic window of Rhodohalobacter sp. 614A:
- a CDS encoding tyrosine-type recombinase/integrase yields MNKRSKSGLLSIFDEHNEQLEKEVHQGNLAKSTWVKYRTICSRLSEFFLDRFKKEDLKFSAIKRSFSNDFHDYLVHDRKMAHNTAVTYVEMLGKIFRLAIQKNLIRFNPSDFYSHSKKENSIDYLSKEELEAIRRTDPSDEILQLVKDIFLFSCYTGLSFEEIKAVSTNHIQKEADSSMWLYVSRGDSWEPRKIPVLKEAQGIIDKYNKSRLVADTTLLFPERMPPSTGKHLNKLARLAGIMRALPFVLGRYTFATTVALEYRLPTNVADDVLGQKAIEKTDPYQQLMMLNLSKAMTELDKKLENKGIN; encoded by the coding sequence ATGAATAAACGTTCAAAATCTGGTCTTCTCTCAATTTTTGATGAGCATAATGAACAACTCGAAAAAGAGGTTCACCAAGGGAATCTTGCAAAAAGTACCTGGGTAAAGTACAGAACAATCTGTTCGAGGCTGTCGGAGTTTTTTTTAGATCGATTTAAGAAAGAGGATCTTAAATTTTCAGCAATCAAGAGATCCTTCAGTAATGACTTTCATGATTATTTGGTACATGATAGAAAGATGGCTCACAATACGGCAGTTACCTATGTGGAGATGCTGGGTAAGATCTTTCGTCTCGCGATTCAAAAAAATCTGATCCGATTTAATCCATCCGATTTCTATAGCCATTCAAAAAAAGAGAATTCTATTGATTATCTATCAAAAGAAGAATTAGAAGCCATCAGACGGACAGATCCATCTGATGAAATTCTTCAATTAGTAAAAGACATTTTTCTTTTTAGTTGTTATACGGGTCTATCATTTGAAGAGATCAAAGCTGTATCTACAAATCATATTCAGAAAGAAGCGGACTCTTCAATGTGGTTATATGTTAGTAGAGGTGATTCTTGGGAGCCACGAAAAATACCTGTACTGAAGGAAGCTCAAGGAATTATTGACAAATACAATAAATCAAGATTAGTAGCAGATACGACTTTACTATTTCCAGAACGTATGCCACCATCAACTGGCAAACATCTTAATAAGTTGGCACGCCTTGCCGGGATAATGCGTGCTTTGCCATTCGTTTTGGGCAGGTACACATTTGCAACAACTGTAGCCCTTGAATATAGGTTGCCTACTAACGTGGCTGATGATGTATTGGGTCAGAAAGCCATCGAAAAAACAGACCCCTATCAGCAGTTGATGATGCTAAATCTTTCTAAGGCAATGACAGAGCTGGATAAAAAATTGGAAAATAAAGGGATAAATTGA
- a CDS encoding helix-turn-helix transcriptional regulator, producing MKALEYSLKELIKEAVREVILEEKEKGTFDSVVHKKIQVRESEQTKIKKRDPLSIIRADELAELLSVSTVTLWRWETEGKMPAKVKFGGRMVGWRYFEIEEWLGRN from the coding sequence ATGAAAGCTTTGGAATACTCACTCAAAGAACTAATCAAAGAAGCCGTCAGGGAAGTCATTCTTGAGGAAAAGGAGAAAGGAACGTTTGATTCTGTAGTCCACAAGAAAATTCAAGTCCGTGAATCAGAACAAACTAAAATTAAAAAAAGAGATCCGTTATCCATTATACGTGCTGATGAATTAGCTGAACTACTCTCTGTGTCCACCGTTACACTCTGGCGCTGGGAGACCGAAGGAAAAATGCCAGCCAAAGTTAAGTTTGGAGGTAGAATGGTTGGCTGGCGTTATTTTGAGATTGAGGAGTGGTTGGGAAGAAACTAA